From Musa acuminata AAA Group cultivar baxijiao unplaced genomic scaffold, Cavendish_Baxijiao_AAA HiC_scaffold_412, whole genome shotgun sequence, a single genomic window includes:
- the LOC135658718 gene encoding AUGMIN subunit 6-like, translating to MTCKFSSAQIEKVSGSPTLKLPHLFNLTPNSSGKGNQAPKQHPVGSQTNQETLPAPKTVSPPFTIDEDGEAQETDDYYAHNIRRSVREAALSSSSSNSELLQERSSDDGSEHFFIPLSTTDAASQKEIDYVPNWRNQQLVFSSPPEDQAPMNMTDLSCNANSQQSFIPDMLNRLNGLKENKNLARLFQPSTEKIQRTHPEANNTLDQVFSPPLLLESSFFQDAYEDLLAPLSETDAALMEH from the exons atgacttgtaaattcTCCTCTGCTCAGATTGAGAAAGTCTCCGGTAGTCCAACTTTGAAACTCCCTCATTTATTCAATCTAACTCCAAATTCATCGGGGAAAGGCAACCAAGCACCAAAGCAGCATCCTGTAGGTAGTCAAACCAATCAGGAAACTTTGCCAGCCCCAAAAACAGTTTCACCTCCATTTACAATTGATGAAGATGGTGAAGCACAAG AGACTGATGATTATTATGCTCACAACATTCGTCGTTCTGTTCGTGAAGCTGCACTATCAAGCTCATCAAGCAACTCAGAATTGTTGCAGGAAAGAAGCAGTGATGATGGTTCTGAACACTTCTTTATACCTCTATCAACAACAGATGCTGCTTCTCAGAAAGAAATCGACTATGTTCCTAACTGGAGAAATCAACAACTGGTTTTCTCCTCACCACCAGAAGATCAGGCCCCGATGAACATGACAGATCTTTCCTGTAATGCCAATAGCCAGCAAAGCTTCATTCCAGATATGTTAAATAGATTGAATGGACTGAAGGAGAACAAAAACCTGGCCAGGCTGTTCCAACCATCCACTGAAAAAATACAAAGAACGCATCCTGAAGCTAACAACACTCTGGATCAAGTTTTCTCACCTCCATTGTTACTGGAATCATCATTCTTCCAAGATGCATACGAGGACTTGCTTG CACCATTATCTGAAACTGATGCTGCTCTCATGGAACACTAG
- the LOC135658731 gene encoding uncharacterized protein LOC135658731 isoform X1 yields MPRTSALECPGCPPLRALTTDVLGLVKVVEAHGKTGIPKVVETWGQPNASSCVLAASYSDHKTDPLLAVARKNGLVECLNPINGEALGITKIDQPLSLDGSLNDDHVVGLHLFKTKGIDVPSRSVSLLTCLEKGNACLRSIPVGDAPENSTTASHITWNVCSSGKIICSSVDKSENYALFGGNGIELNMWDLGKCSKIWSAKSPPNRLGIFSPTWFTAATFLSEDDHRKVVAGTINHQVRLYDTSAQRRPIISVDFRESPIKAVCEDLDGYTVYIGNGSGDLASFDMRTGKLMGCFIGKCSGSIRSIARHPELPVIASCGLDSSLRVWDAKTRQLLSAVFLKQHLTNVVIDSHFSDEGSNGNTCDQQADLQVCDDTETVDNDELPISSGKKASKRKRVGKVK; encoded by the exons ATGCCACGAACAAGTGCATTGGAGTGCCCTGGATGCCCACCTTTGAGAGCCTTGACGACTGACGTGCTCGgtcttgtaaaag TTGTCGAAGCTCATGGAAAGACTGGAATTCCAAAGGTGGTAGAAACATGGGGGCAGCCAAATGCTTCATCTTGTGTCCTTGCTGCTTCTTATTCTGATCACAAAACTGATCCG CTTTTGGCTGTTGCTCGCAAGAATGGTTTG GTTGAGTGTCTAAATCCTATTAATGGAGAGGCTTTGGGCATCACTAAGATCGATCAACCCTTATCACTGGATGGCTCTCTTAATGATGATCATGTTGTTGGATTGCATCTCTTCAAAACTAAAGGAATCGATGTTCCATCAAG GTCAGTTTCATTACTTACCTGTCTGGAAAAGGGTAATGCTTGCTTGAGGTCCATTCCCGTCGGTGATGCGCCAGAAAACTCAACTACTGCTTCTCATATTACATGGAATGTATGCTCTTCTGGTAAAATAATATGTTCTTCAGTGGATAAAAGTGAGAATTATGCCTTATTTGGAGG GAATGGCATTGAATTGAACATGTGGGATCTTGGAAAATGCAGTAAGATCTGGAGTGCAAAATCT CCTCCTAATAGACTTGGTATATTCTCTCCAACTTGGTTTACTGCTGCAACTTTTCTGAGTGAAGATGACCATAGAAAAGTTGTGGCTGGCACGATCAATCATCAG GTTCGTCTTTATGACACTTCAGCACAGAGGAGACCTATAATTTCAGTCGACTTTAGAGAATCTCCAATTAAAGCAGTTTGTGAAGATCTAGATGGCTATACAGTCTATATAGGCAATGGTTCTGGGGATCTTGCTTCATTTGATATGAGAACAG GAAAACTGATGGGATGCTTTATTGGTAAGTGCTCTGGAAGCATCAGATCTATAGCGAGACATCCAGAACTTCCCGTGATAGCATCTTGTG GATTGGACAGCTCTTTGCGTGTGTGGGATGCAAAGACGAGACAACTTCTATCTGCG gttttccTCAAGCAACATCTAACAAATGTGGTGATCGATTCACATTTCTCAGACGAAG GTTCCAATGGCAATACTTGTGATCAACAAGCTGATCTACAAGTATGCGATGATACTGAAACCGTAGATAATGATGAATTGCCAATCTCTAGCGGTAAGAAAGCATCTAAAAGGAAGAGAGTTGGTAAAGTCAAGTAG
- the LOC135658731 gene encoding uncharacterized protein LOC135658731 isoform X2 gives MPRTSALECPGCPPLRALTTDVLGLVKVVEAHGKTGIPKVVETWGQPNASSCVLAASYSDHKTDPLLAVARKNGLVECLNPINGEALGITKIDQPLSLDGSLNDDHVVGLHLFKTKGIDVPSRSVSLLTCLEKGNACLRSIPVGDAPENSTTASHITWNVCSSGKIICSSVDKSENYALFGGNGIELNMWDLGKCSKIWSAKSPPNRLGIFSPTWFTAATFLSEDDHRKVVAGTINHQVRLYDTSAQRRPIISVDFRESPIKAVCEDLDGYTVYIGNGSGDLASFDMRTGKLMGCFIGKCSGSIRSIARHPELPVIASCGLDSSLRVWDAKTRQLLSAVFLKQHLTNVVIDSHFSDEGES, from the exons ATGCCACGAACAAGTGCATTGGAGTGCCCTGGATGCCCACCTTTGAGAGCCTTGACGACTGACGTGCTCGgtcttgtaaaag TTGTCGAAGCTCATGGAAAGACTGGAATTCCAAAGGTGGTAGAAACATGGGGGCAGCCAAATGCTTCATCTTGTGTCCTTGCTGCTTCTTATTCTGATCACAAAACTGATCCG CTTTTGGCTGTTGCTCGCAAGAATGGTTTG GTTGAGTGTCTAAATCCTATTAATGGAGAGGCTTTGGGCATCACTAAGATCGATCAACCCTTATCACTGGATGGCTCTCTTAATGATGATCATGTTGTTGGATTGCATCTCTTCAAAACTAAAGGAATCGATGTTCCATCAAG GTCAGTTTCATTACTTACCTGTCTGGAAAAGGGTAATGCTTGCTTGAGGTCCATTCCCGTCGGTGATGCGCCAGAAAACTCAACTACTGCTTCTCATATTACATGGAATGTATGCTCTTCTGGTAAAATAATATGTTCTTCAGTGGATAAAAGTGAGAATTATGCCTTATTTGGAGG GAATGGCATTGAATTGAACATGTGGGATCTTGGAAAATGCAGTAAGATCTGGAGTGCAAAATCT CCTCCTAATAGACTTGGTATATTCTCTCCAACTTGGTTTACTGCTGCAACTTTTCTGAGTGAAGATGACCATAGAAAAGTTGTGGCTGGCACGATCAATCATCAG GTTCGTCTTTATGACACTTCAGCACAGAGGAGACCTATAATTTCAGTCGACTTTAGAGAATCTCCAATTAAAGCAGTTTGTGAAGATCTAGATGGCTATACAGTCTATATAGGCAATGGTTCTGGGGATCTTGCTTCATTTGATATGAGAACAG GAAAACTGATGGGATGCTTTATTGGTAAGTGCTCTGGAAGCATCAGATCTATAGCGAGACATCCAGAACTTCCCGTGATAGCATCTTGTG GATTGGACAGCTCTTTGCGTGTGTGGGATGCAAAGACGAGACAACTTCTATCTGCG gttttccTCAAGCAACATCTAACAAATGTGGTGATCGATTCACATTTCTCAGACGAAG GTGAAAGCTAA
- the LOC135658694 gene encoding AUGMIN subunit 6-like encodes MTCKFSSAQIEKVSGSPTLKLPHLFNLTPNSSGKGNQAPKQHPVGSQTNQETLPAPKTVSPPFTIDEDGEAQETDDYYAHNIRRSVREAALSSSSSNSELLQERSSDDGSEHFFIPLSTTDAASQKEIDYVPNWRNQQLVFSSPPEDQAPMNMTDLSCNANSQQSFIPDMLNKLNGLKENKNLARLFQPSTEKIQRTHPEANNTLDQVFSPPLLLESSFFQDAYEDLLAPLSETDAALMEH; translated from the exons atgacttgtaaattcTCCTCTGCTCAGATTGAGAAAGTCTCCGGTAGTCCAACTTTGAAACTCCCTCATTTATTCAATCTAACTCCAAATTCATCGGGGAAAGGCAACCAAGCACCAAAGCAGCATCCTGTAGGTAGTCAAACCAATCAGGAAACTTTGCCAGCCCCAAAAACAGTTTCACCTCCATTTACAATTGATGAAGATGGTGAAGCACAAG AGACTGATGATTATTATGCTCACAACATTCGTCGTTCTGTTCGTGAAGCTGCACTATCAAGCTCATCAAGCAACTCAGAATTGTTGCAGGAAAGAAGCAGTGATGATGGTTCTGAACACTTCTTTATACCTCTATCAACAACAGATGCTGCTTCTCAGAAAGAAATCGACTATGTTCCTAACTGGAGAAATCAACAACTGGTTTTCTCCTCACCACCAGAAGATCAGGCCCCGATGAACATGACAGATCTTTCCTGTAATGCCAATAGCCAGCAAAGCTTCATTCCAGATATGTTAAATAAATTGAATGGACTGAAGGAGAACAAAAACCTGGCCAGGCTGTTCCAACCATCCACTGAAAAAATACAAAGAACGCATCCTGAAGCTAACAACACTCTGGATCAAGTTTTCTCACCTCCATTGTTACTGGAATCATCATTCTTCCAAGATGCATACGAGGACTTGCTTG CACCATTATCTGAAACTGATGCTGCTCTCATGGAACACTAG